In a genomic window of Candidatus Krumholzibacteriia bacterium:
- the lysS gene encoding lysine--tRNA ligase produces the protein MTEEQEERGVSGFEKLRAVRVEKMAALRDAGVNPYPYRFVVSHAVAELFAAEAALAGAETEVAVAGRVMAMRGHGKTLFGHVEDSSGRMQVYVRKDELGEEAFARFESLDLGDILGVRGVLFRTRTGELTIRVVSYEVLSKSLRPLPEKWHGLTDKEIRYRQRYVDLAVNPEVREVFRKRSVLVETMRRFLIGKGFLEVETPILQPLYGGAAARPFTTHHNALDMTLYLRIANELYLKRLLVGGFERVFEFAKDFRNEGIDRSHNPEFTMMECYAAYLDYNDYMDMVEEMMRVIALALSDDGVVKYGERVLDFTKPWKRLRFFEALQEKTGMDFRNQTDEVLLAQARKAGVVLEKGIPASRIIDEVFGATVEPDLQEPTFIYDYPRELSPLAKDHRSEAGLVERFEAFVAGFEVGNAFSELNDPIEQRRRFEQQAENRARGDDEAHQLDEDFIRALEYGMPPAAGLGMGIDRLTMVFTDSHSIRDVIFFPHMRPEEGR, from the coding sequence ATGACAGAAGAACAGGAAGAGCGCGGGGTCAGCGGGTTCGAGAAGCTGCGCGCGGTGCGCGTGGAGAAGATGGCGGCGCTGCGTGATGCCGGTGTGAACCCGTACCCGTACCGCTTCGTCGTCAGCCATGCGGTGGCGGAGCTGTTTGCCGCCGAAGCCGCGCTAGCGGGGGCGGAAACGGAGGTGGCCGTCGCGGGACGCGTGATGGCCATGCGCGGGCACGGCAAGACGCTGTTCGGGCACGTGGAGGATTCCAGCGGGCGCATGCAGGTTTACGTGCGCAAGGACGAGCTGGGCGAGGAGGCGTTCGCGCGTTTCGAATCGTTGGACCTGGGTGACATTTTGGGCGTGCGCGGCGTGCTGTTTCGAACCCGCACGGGCGAACTCACCATCCGCGTGGTCTCCTACGAGGTGTTGTCCAAATCGTTGCGCCCGCTGCCGGAGAAGTGGCACGGGCTCACCGACAAGGAGATTCGCTACCGCCAGCGGTACGTCGACCTGGCGGTGAATCCGGAGGTGCGCGAGGTTTTCCGCAAGCGCAGCGTGCTGGTGGAAACGATGCGGCGCTTCCTGATCGGCAAGGGCTTTCTGGAGGTGGAGACACCCATCCTGCAGCCCCTGTACGGCGGCGCAGCGGCGCGACCCTTCACCACCCACCACAACGCGCTCGACATGACGCTGTACCTGCGCATCGCCAACGAGCTCTACCTGAAACGGCTGCTGGTGGGTGGCTTCGAGCGCGTGTTCGAGTTTGCCAAGGACTTCCGCAACGAGGGTATCGACCGCTCGCACAATCCCGAGTTCACCATGATGGAGTGCTACGCGGCCTACCTCGATTACAACGATTACATGGACATGGTGGAAGAGATGATGCGGGTGATCGCGCTGGCGCTCAGCGATGACGGCGTGGTCAAGTACGGGGAGCGCGTGCTCGACTTCACCAAACCGTGGAAGCGTCTGCGTTTCTTTGAAGCGTTGCAGGAGAAGACCGGCATGGACTTCAGGAACCAGACCGACGAGGTGCTGCTGGCGCAGGCGCGCAAGGCGGGCGTGGTGCTGGAGAAGGGCATCCCGGCGTCGCGCATCATCGACGAGGTCTTCGGCGCCACGGTGGAGCCGGACCTGCAGGAGCCGACCTTCATCTACGACTATCCCAGGGAGCTCTCACCCCTGGCCAAGGACCATCGCAGCGAGGCCGGGCTGGTGGAGCGCTTCGAAGCCTTCGTGGCGGGTTTCGAGGTGGGCAACGCCTTCTCCGAGCTCAACGATCCCATCGAGCAGCGCCGCCGCTTCGAGCAGCAGGCGGAGAACCGCGCGCGGGGCGACGACGAAGCCCACCAGCTGGACGAGGATTTCATCCGCGCGCTGGAGTACGGCATGCCGCCCGCCGCGGGGCTGGGCATGGGCATCGACCGGCTCACCATGGTCTTTACCGACAGCCACTCCATCCGCGACGTGATCTTCTTTCCGCACATGCGGCCCGAGGAAGGCCGATGA
- the bamD gene encoding outer membrane protein assembly factor BamD, with translation MTRRRIRLRTAVLFAVALAVVSGCVGGMPKVPATPDAVLERAQDYQTRGKYIQAAALYQQFLERYAGHERADFAQYMLAETHFEDRDYSLAAVEFQVVISNYGYSEYVDDALFKIGVCYWNQAPRSQRDQQKSFDALSRFNQYRQTFPEGEYADEVEKYVREINERLAQKEYAAARWYYRQKHGAAAMIYCDKIIENYPDNRYWAQALLLKGDILLRRGENEEAIRQYTRLLEYPGDAGIRQQAETKIREARR, from the coding sequence ATGACGCGACGCCGCATCCGTCTGCGCACTGCGGTGCTCTTCGCGGTTGCGCTGGCTGTCGTCTCCGGTTGCGTGGGCGGCATGCCCAAGGTTCCCGCCACCCCCGACGCGGTGCTGGAGCGCGCGCAGGACTACCAGACGCGGGGCAAGTACATCCAGGCCGCCGCGCTCTACCAGCAGTTCCTCGAGCGCTACGCGGGCCACGAGCGCGCGGACTTCGCGCAGTACATGCTGGCGGAGACGCACTTCGAAGACCGCGACTATTCGCTGGCGGCGGTCGAGTTCCAGGTGGTGATCAGCAACTACGGCTACAGCGAGTACGTTGACGACGCGCTCTTCAAGATCGGCGTGTGCTACTGGAATCAGGCGCCGCGCTCGCAGCGTGACCAGCAGAAGAGCTTCGACGCCCTGAGCCGCTTCAACCAGTACCGGCAGACGTTTCCCGAGGGGGAGTACGCGGACGAGGTGGAGAAGTATGTGCGCGAGATCAACGAGCGGCTGGCCCAGAAGGAGTACGCCGCCGCGCGCTGGTACTATCGCCAGAAGCACGGTGCCGCGGCGATGATCTACTGCGACAAGATCATCGAGAACTACCCCGACAACCGCTACTGGGCCCAGGCCCTGCTGCTCAAGGGAGACATCCTCCTGCGCCGCGGCGAGAACGAGGAGGCCATCCGCCAGTACACGCGCCTGCTGGAGTATCCCGGCGACGCGGGCATCCGCCAACAGGCGGAGACGAAGATCCGCGAGGCGCGCCGGTGA
- the prfB gene encoding peptide chain release factor 2 (programmed frameshift), whose translation MKAAHEVVDHLNSLTERARKLRSVFDAPVLEARLAELTARMNDPDFWSDKKTSDTAVRESRELRTRLEPLQNMETRLSDAAELLKMARDEDDASVLADVAAELEDLEALVAEQETAMLLSGPDDARNAIVTIHSGAGGTESMDWAEILLRMYTRFCERHGYSVGVLDMTPGEEAGVKGASLEIKGPFAFGRMKAESGVHRLVRLSPFDAAHRRHTSFASVFVYPEIEEEIEVDIRDEDLRIDTYRASGAGGQHVNKTDSAVRITHIPSGIVVQCQNERSQGRNRENAMKILRARLYAKKQEEEKARINKMMEVQKEIAWGSQIRSYVLHPYTLVKDHRTDFQTGNTQAVLDGDLDAFIEAYLHKFAE comes from the exons ATGAAAGCTGCACACGAAGTCGTCGATCATCTGAATTCGCTGACCGAGCGAGCCCGCAAACTC AGGAGTGTCTTTGACGCTCCTGTCCTTGAGGCGCGCCTGGCCGAGCTCACGGCGCGCATGAACGACCCCGATTTCTGGTCCGACAAGAAGACGTCCGATACCGCGGTGCGGGAGTCCAGGGAGTTGCGCACCCGTCTGGAACCACTGCAGAACATGGAGACGCGGCTGTCCGACGCCGCCGAACTGCTCAAGATGGCGCGCGACGAGGACGACGCCTCGGTGCTGGCCGACGTGGCGGCGGAACTGGAGGACCTGGAAGCGCTGGTGGCGGAGCAGGAAACCGCCATGCTGCTCTCCGGTCCCGACGACGCGCGCAACGCCATCGTCACCATCCACTCCGGTGCGGGCGGCACCGAGTCGATGGACTGGGCCGAGATCCTGCTGCGCATGTACACCAGGTTCTGCGAGCGCCACGGTTACAGCGTGGGTGTGCTGGACATGACGCCCGGCGAAGAGGCGGGTGTCAAGGGCGCGTCGCTGGAGATCAAGGGGCCCTTCGCGTTCGGGCGCATGAAGGCGGAATCGGGCGTGCACCGCCTGGTGCGCCTGTCACCCTTCGACGCGGCGCACCGCCGTCACACGTCGTTTGCCTCCGTGTTCGTGTATCCCGAGATCGAGGAGGAGATCGAGGTGGACATCCGCGACGAGGATCTTCGCATAGATACCTACCGTGCCAGCGGTGCGGGCGGGCAGCACGTCAACAAGACCGACAGCGCGGTGCGCATCACCCATATCCCCAGCGGCATCGTGGTGCAGTGCCAGAACGAACGCTCGCAGGGCAGGAATCGCGAAAACGCCATGAAGATCCTGCGCGCGCGCCTGTACGCGAAGAAGCAGGAGGAGGAGAAGGCGCGCATCAACAAGATGATGGAAGTGCAGAAGGAGATCGCGTGGGGCAGCCAGATTCGTTCCTACGTGCTACACCCCTACACGCTGGTCAAGGACCACCGCACCGATTTCCAGACCGGCAACACGCAGGCGGTGCTGGACGGCGACCTGGACGCGTTCATCGAGGCGTACCTGCACAAGTTCGCGGAGTAG
- the nadD gene encoding nicotinate (nicotinamide) nucleotide adenylyltransferase, producing MNRAAGEDWRGARIGVLGGTFDPPHRGHVRMAAAAREVLGLDRVFFSPAPHPPHKRDEPLSAWTHRRAMTLAAIQGEDGLALTGIELDSAPSYTVDLLRAASARTGADLYFIMGADSLADLAAWHQPREILGLCTLVVFPRDGRPVRVPVDGPAALVVFESPRVDVSSSAVRAALAEGTAPGDALPAAVSAYIEHNRLYRRC from the coding sequence GTGAACCGCGCGGCCGGTGAGGACTGGCGCGGCGCGCGCATCGGCGTCCTGGGCGGCACCTTCGACCCTCCGCACCGCGGGCACGTGCGCATGGCGGCAGCGGCGCGCGAGGTGCTGGGCCTGGATCGAGTGTTCTTTTCGCCCGCACCGCATCCGCCCCACAAGCGGGACGAACCGCTGAGCGCGTGGACGCACCGGCGCGCCATGACCCTCGCCGCCATCCAGGGCGAGGACGGCCTCGCGCTGACCGGGATCGAGCTGGACAGCGCGCCTTCGTACACCGTGGATCTTCTCAGGGCGGCGTCCGCGCGGACCGGCGCGGACCTCTACTTCATCATGGGCGCCGACAGCCTCGCGGATCTGGCCGCGTGGCACCAGCCGCGGGAGATCCTGGGGCTGTGCACGCTGGTGGTGTTTCCGCGCGACGGTCGACCGGTGCGCGTGCCCGTCGACGGGCCCGCGGCACTGGTGGTCTTCGAATCGCCGCGCGTCGATGTCTCGTCGAGCGCGGTGCGCGCGGCCCTGGCTGAAGGCACCGCGCCCGGGGACGCGCTGCCCGCGGCCGTGTCCGCGTACATCGAACACAACCGGCTCTATCGCCGCTGCTGA
- the polA gene encoding DNA polymerase I, giving the protein MALFLVDGHALAYRSYFAFAGAPLRNSQGEETGAVYGFLNTLLTLFSKYSPEYIAVAFDSREATFRHEQFEDYKAHRPEMPEGLVAQLPVMFEALDAMGLAWLQAPGFEADDIIATLARRWRDDVEVKIVSGDKDLLQLIDDRVHVIRPGKGVVLENELDAAGLLQLTGLRPEQFVDYLALVGDASDNVPGVRGIGEKTANTLLQRFGSLDAIYQHLDDIEKPSVRRRLLEGRASALASRDLVRLREDVPVALGLEAFVRGEHRTPALERLIDRLEFKRMKGQLFAAETRVTAADPPAQEPVRAQTAPAARIPVRYRCVDSVLALEALACDLAGREEIVIDVETSSLDAMRAVLAGIAVGTAPGEAWYVPLCSDLDEPGTLGLLPAARAPGLAPDDVRRVLGPVLAAERPGKIGQNIKYDAIALARAGLPLGGIVFDTMVASYTLDPARRSHGLNALAKEELGHEMIPFEALFDRRTREKDIRRVALDRVVEYACEDADYTWRLKETFAPLIEASEVRSLFHDVEMPLSGLLTRMEMTGVRVDAAFLGELAERYGARIADLEAAVYASVGEQFNIASTAKLREVLFERLKLKPARRTKTGYSTDADVLEGLAGQHPVVNLLLEWRQLIKLKGTYVDALPRLIHPETGRVHTSYNQAVATTGRLSSSDPNLQNIPIRTPEGREIRRAFVAREAGWVLLDADYSQIELRILAHLSGDAALQQAFREGVDVHRATAARVMKVAPEQVTDEMRGHAKVVNFGIVYGMGARGLAQSLGIETAEARQFIDDYFRSYPGVKRFIDDTIAAARRDKAVTTLLGRMRRLPDIDSSNPGARAFSERVAVNTPVQGTAADIIKLAMLAVDRELRLRGLGARLILQVHDELLLDVPAVELDAVSKLVRECMESAMDLDVPLRVDMGSGANWLEAH; this is encoded by the coding sequence GTGGCTCTCTTTCTCGTGGACGGACACGCACTCGCGTACCGGTCGTACTTTGCGTTCGCCGGCGCGCCGCTGCGCAACTCCCAGGGCGAGGAGACGGGCGCAGTGTATGGCTTTCTCAACACGCTGCTGACCCTGTTCTCGAAGTACTCGCCCGAGTACATCGCCGTGGCCTTCGACAGCCGCGAGGCCACCTTCCGCCACGAACAGTTCGAGGACTACAAGGCCCATCGCCCGGAGATGCCCGAGGGGCTGGTCGCGCAGCTGCCGGTCATGTTCGAGGCCCTCGACGCCATGGGACTGGCGTGGCTGCAGGCGCCCGGCTTCGAGGCGGACGACATCATCGCCACCCTCGCGCGACGCTGGCGTGACGACGTCGAGGTGAAGATCGTGTCCGGCGACAAGGACCTGCTGCAGCTCATCGACGACCGCGTGCACGTCATCCGCCCCGGCAAGGGGGTCGTCCTGGAGAACGAACTGGATGCGGCCGGATTGCTGCAACTCACCGGGCTGCGCCCGGAGCAATTCGTGGATTACCTGGCGCTCGTGGGTGACGCCAGCGACAACGTTCCCGGTGTGCGCGGCATCGGCGAGAAGACCGCCAACACGCTGCTGCAGCGCTTTGGATCGCTGGATGCGATCTACCAGCACCTCGACGACATCGAGAAACCATCTGTGCGCCGCCGCCTGCTGGAGGGGCGCGCGTCCGCGCTCGCTTCGCGCGACCTGGTGCGCCTGCGTGAGGATGTTCCCGTCGCGCTGGGACTGGAGGCGTTCGTGCGCGGTGAGCACCGCACACCGGCGCTCGAGCGGCTCATCGATCGCCTCGAGTTCAAACGCATGAAGGGGCAACTATTCGCTGCGGAAACGCGCGTGACGGCGGCGGATCCGCCGGCGCAGGAACCGGTGCGCGCGCAGACCGCGCCCGCCGCCCGGATTCCGGTTCGCTACAGGTGCGTGGATTCCGTGCTGGCGCTGGAAGCGCTGGCGTGCGACCTCGCCGGCCGCGAGGAGATCGTCATCGACGTGGAGACCTCCAGCCTCGATGCCATGCGCGCGGTTCTGGCCGGTATCGCGGTGGGGACGGCACCGGGAGAGGCCTGGTACGTGCCGCTCTGCAGCGACCTGGACGAACCCGGCACGCTGGGGCTGCTGCCGGCGGCGCGCGCGCCCGGCCTCGCCCCGGACGACGTGCGGCGCGTGCTGGGGCCGGTGCTGGCGGCCGAGCGGCCGGGCAAGATCGGGCAGAACATCAAGTACGACGCCATCGCGCTGGCGCGGGCGGGTCTGCCGCTGGGCGGCATTGTGTTCGACACCATGGTGGCGTCGTACACCCTGGATCCCGCGCGGCGCAGCCACGGGCTCAACGCACTGGCGAAGGAGGAACTCGGCCACGAGATGATTCCGTTCGAGGCACTCTTCGACCGGCGCACGCGCGAGAAGGACATTCGCCGCGTCGCACTCGACCGGGTGGTGGAGTACGCGTGTGAGGACGCCGACTACACCTGGCGCCTGAAGGAGACCTTTGCGCCGTTGATCGAGGCCTCGGAGGTGCGTTCGCTGTTCCACGACGTGGAGATGCCGCTCTCCGGACTCCTCACGCGCATGGAAATGACGGGAGTGCGCGTGGACGCGGCGTTCCTGGGGGAACTCGCCGAACGTTACGGTGCGCGCATCGCCGATCTCGAGGCGGCCGTGTACGCCAGTGTGGGCGAGCAGTTCAATATTGCGTCGACCGCGAAACTGCGTGAGGTGCTCTTCGAGCGGCTCAAGCTCAAGCCGGCCCGCCGCACCAAGACCGGATACTCGACCGACGCGGACGTGCTGGAAGGGCTTGCCGGACAACACCCGGTGGTCAATCTGCTGCTGGAGTGGCGCCAGCTCATCAAGCTCAAGGGCACGTACGTGGATGCACTGCCGCGCCTCATCCATCCGGAAACGGGGCGTGTGCACACCTCGTACAACCAGGCCGTGGCAACCACCGGGCGCCTGTCGAGTTCCGACCCCAACCTGCAGAACATTCCCATCCGCACCCCGGAAGGCCGGGAGATCCGGCGCGCCTTCGTGGCGCGGGAGGCCGGCTGGGTGCTGCTCGACGCCGACTACTCGCAGATCGAGCTGCGTATCCTCGCGCACCTGTCGGGCGATGCGGCGTTGCAACAGGCGTTCCGAGAGGGCGTGGACGTGCACCGCGCAACGGCGGCACGCGTGATGAAGGTGGCGCCGGAGCAGGTGACGGATGAAATGCGCGGGCATGCCAAGGTGGTCAACTTCGGCATCGTGTACGGGATGGGCGCACGCGGTCTCGCCCAGTCGCTCGGTATCGAGACCGCCGAGGCGCGCCAGTTCATCGACGACTATTTCCGTTCCTATCCAGGCGTGAAGCGCTTCATTGACGACACCATCGCTGCGGCGCGGCGCGACAAGGCGGTGACCACGCTGCTGGGCCGCATGCGCCGGCTGCCCGACATCGACAGCAGCAACCCGGGCGCGCGCGCCTTCAGCGAGCGCGTCGCGGTGAACACGCCCGTGCAGGGGACCGCGGCGGACATCATCAAGCTCGCCATGCTGGCGGTGGACCGCGAACTGCGCTTGCGTGGCCTGGGCGCGCGCCTCATCCTGCAGGTGCACGACGAACTGCTGCTGGACGTCCCCGCGGTTGAACTGGACGCGGTGAGCAAGCTGGTGCGCGAATGCATGGAGTCGGCCATGGACCTGGACGTCCCGCTGCGGGTAGACATGGGCAGCGGCGCCAACTGGCTCGAGGCACACTGA
- a CDS encoding tetratricopeptide repeat protein: MARRLTLAVAALLAVSACGGGGTVGKLKQARERGDYKEMVGLSRHAIRTGDDRPVIHFYHGVGLVGIGRDREGFAEFDRAVDGDDGFADQAALFLMEQAEAKPGTSDAARRMRKASQFDPDVDLGRHRFAVADVCLADRDYAGAAHLYEAAIAAYPDSSACEAAYARLAECWVELNEPEKARATMETLVKKFPRGSEAGRAGARLDDLSFDQAQAAYDAGEYAQSIELATALVESTANRSLQQKARYLLGEACEASGDAAGAYAAYNEIIRSDRGDPGRVVERARARIEALQEAGLR, from the coding sequence TTGGCGCGCCGGCTGACGCTCGCCGTTGCCGCCCTGCTCGCGGTATCCGCGTGCGGCGGGGGCGGAACGGTGGGCAAGCTGAAGCAGGCGCGCGAGCGCGGCGACTACAAGGAGATGGTGGGGCTGAGCCGGCACGCGATCCGCACCGGCGACGACCGCCCTGTCATTCATTTCTACCACGGCGTGGGCCTGGTGGGCATCGGGCGCGACCGTGAGGGGTTCGCCGAGTTCGACCGTGCCGTCGACGGGGATGATGGGTTCGCGGATCAGGCGGCGCTGTTCCTGATGGAACAGGCCGAGGCAAAGCCGGGCACCTCCGACGCGGCGCGGCGCATGCGCAAGGCGAGCCAGTTCGATCCGGACGTCGACCTCGGGCGCCACCGCTTCGCGGTGGCCGACGTGTGCCTGGCGGACCGGGACTACGCCGGCGCCGCGCACCTCTACGAGGCGGCAATCGCGGCCTACCCGGACAGCTCGGCGTGCGAAGCCGCATACGCGCGCCTGGCCGAGTGCTGGGTGGAACTGAACGAACCGGAGAAGGCGCGCGCAACCATGGAGACGCTGGTGAAGAAGTTCCCGCGCGGAAGCGAGGCCGGCCGTGCGGGAGCGCGCCTCGACGACCTGTCGTTCGATCAGGCGCAGGCCGCGTACGATGCGGGCGAATACGCACAGTCCATCGAGCTGGCGACCGCGCTGGTGGAGTCGACCGCAAACCGGTCGCTCCAGCAGAAGGCGCGCTATCTTCTGGGCGAGGCCTGCGAGGCATCGGGTGACGCGGCGGGGGCTTACGCGGCGTACAACGAGATCATACGCAGTGATCGCGGCGATCCCGGCCGCGTGGTGGAGCGGGCCCGTGCGCGCATCGAGGCGCTGCAGGAGGCGGGGTTGCGATGA
- the rimO gene encoding 30S ribosomal protein S12 methylthiotransferase RimO gives MKAYIVTLGCPKNLVDSEATHHVLRGSGCEITADPRAADVLMVGACSFLDASWQETVEETRRLARYKRGARRPRLILMGCLPRHRQEDLESTLPWVDHFLPTGAHGRLPELFASWQTDAPLARTIALGDADRFAGMEGRELLTPAHTAYVKVAEGCNRSCTFCAIPIIRGRQVSRSADAIVREVDGLVARGVREVTLLAQDIVSYRDGATRFADVVDRLTGTGVEWIRIFYLHPAGVTVDHIARLFEHPSVCRYLEMPVQHASSRVLELMKRSYDRPHVEKLIGDIRAAFPDAVIRSEVIAGFPGETETEFEELKNFLSDFEFDSLGVFPYSPEPGTEAAPLAAADTAAVASERAAELSAVQEAASFGARARFRDKTLRVLVDRTVEPDETEYDACTRAGRFYGQALDIDGEVYLDGDTPPGEFVEVRIQDTDVFDLRGEALPASIS, from the coding sequence GTGAAGGCCTACATCGTCACCCTCGGTTGCCCCAAGAACCTCGTGGACAGCGAGGCCACGCACCACGTGTTGCGCGGCAGCGGCTGCGAGATCACCGCTGATCCCCGCGCGGCCGACGTGCTGATGGTGGGCGCGTGCTCGTTTCTGGACGCGTCGTGGCAGGAGACGGTGGAGGAGACGCGGCGTCTCGCGCGCTACAAGCGGGGGGCACGCCGGCCGCGGCTCATCCTGATGGGCTGCCTGCCGCGCCACCGCCAGGAGGACCTCGAGTCGACGCTGCCCTGGGTGGATCACTTCCTGCCCACCGGTGCGCACGGGCGCCTGCCCGAGTTGTTTGCGTCCTGGCAGACGGACGCTCCGCTCGCGCGCACCATCGCCCTGGGCGACGCGGACCGTTTTGCCGGCATGGAGGGACGCGAGCTTCTCACCCCGGCCCATACCGCTTACGTGAAGGTTGCCGAGGGCTGCAATCGCTCGTGCACCTTCTGCGCCATCCCCATCATCCGCGGGCGCCAGGTGTCGCGCAGCGCCGACGCCATCGTGCGCGAGGTAGACGGGCTGGTGGCGCGCGGCGTGCGAGAGGTGACGCTGCTGGCGCAGGACATCGTTTCGTACCGCGACGGCGCCACGCGTTTTGCGGACGTCGTGGACCGGCTCACCGGCACCGGCGTGGAGTGGATTCGCATCTTCTACCTGCACCCGGCGGGTGTCACCGTGGATCATATCGCACGCCTCTTCGAACACCCATCGGTGTGCCGCTACCTGGAGATGCCGGTACAGCACGCCTCGTCGCGCGTGCTGGAACTCATGAAGCGTTCCTACGACCGGCCGCACGTGGAGAAGCTGATCGGTGACATCCGCGCCGCCTTCCCGGACGCCGTCATTCGCAGCGAGGTAATCGCCGGTTTCCCCGGTGAAACCGAGACGGAGTTCGAGGAACTCAAGAACTTCCTCTCGGATTTCGAGTTTGATTCTCTGGGGGTGTTTCCTTATTCTCCGGAGCCGGGCACGGAGGCGGCACCCCTGGCCGCCGCGGACACCGCCGCCGTTGCGTCGGAGAGGGCCGCCGAACTGTCGGCGGTGCAGGAGGCGGCGTCCTTCGGGGCGCGTGCCCGATTCCGGGACAAGACCCTGCGCGTGCTGGTCGATCGGACGGTGGAGCCGGACGAGACCGAGTACGACGCCTGCACCCGGGCCGGGCGCTTCTACGGGCAGGCACTGGACATCGACGGCGAGGTCTACCTGGACGGTGACACTCCGCCGGGGGAATTCGTCGAGGTTCGCATTCAGGATACCGATGTGTTCGACCTGCGCGGTGAGGCCCTCCCCGCATCGATCAGTTAA
- the coaE gene encoding dephospho-CoA kinase (Dephospho-CoA kinase (CoaE) performs the final step in coenzyme A biosynthesis.), translating into MIVVGIAGGSGTGKSTIARYLAERFRGVHIDADRVAHAALAEDAAVLSRLREAFGEGVFNADGSVNRLRLGRRVFADPALLARLNAIVHPAVMARCAVAVEAAREAGARVAVVDAALLFEVAMPFDFDMLIGLTCDPQIRLARIMAKGGWVEADVRARLARQQDMEKHFYKADAVVDTGRDLSSVLKDVGDRVAAALDAESNS; encoded by the coding sequence ATGATCGTGGTCGGCATTGCCGGTGGCTCGGGGACGGGAAAGTCCACAATCGCGCGCTACCTCGCGGAACGCTTCCGGGGGGTGCACATCGACGCGGACCGGGTGGCCCACGCCGCACTGGCGGAGGACGCCGCGGTGCTGTCGCGGCTGCGCGAGGCGTTCGGCGAGGGCGTTTTCAACGCGGACGGGTCCGTGAACCGCCTGCGCCTGGGGCGCAGGGTGTTCGCCGACCCCGCCCTCCTGGCGCGGCTCAACGCCATCGTGCACCCGGCGGTCATGGCGCGCTGCGCGGTGGCGGTGGAGGCGGCCCGGGAGGCGGGCGCGCGGGTGGCGGTGGTCGACGCCGCGCTGCTGTTCGAGGTGGCGATGCCGTTCGACTTCGACATGCTGATCGGCCTGACCTGTGACCCGCAGATCCGCCTGGCCCGGATCATGGCCAAGGGGGGGTGGGTGGAGGCGGATGTGCGCGCACGACTCGCGCGACAGCAGGACATGGAAAAACATTTTTACAAAGCGGACGCGGTGGTCGATACTGGGCGGGATCTTTCCTCGGTCCTCAAGGATGTCGGCGACCGCGTGGCCGCCGCACTGGATGCGGAGTCCAATTCATGA